DNA from Sulfodiicoccus acidiphilus:
TAGCGGACGCTTAAATGTACTTCTGATGATCCACCCCTCAAAGGCCATAATCGGCGAAATCTCCAGTGAGCTGAAGGGTAGGACGATAGCACTTGGAGTGACTGGGAGCATATCTCTCTACAAGAGCATAGATCTGGCGAGGGCAATGATGAGGCGGGGGGCAGAGGTACGAGTAGTCATGACTGAGGCGGCCACTAAGCTGATATCGTCAGAGGTGTTTAGGTGGGCCACCGGAAATCCGGTGGTGACGGACCTCACAGGTGAACTGGAGCACGTTACCTTAGCTAAGGAGTCCAGCTCCATGGTGGTGGCCCCCGCTTCGGCAGACGCCCTGAATAAGATGGCCTTGGGAGTGGCCGACAACTCCCTCGTGGCTACTTTCCTAAATGTAGTAGGTTCGGGAAAGCCGGCCCTAGTTGCACCCGCAATGCATGGTCCAATGTACTCTGCACCGCAAGTCAGAGACTCCATCAGGAGGCTCAAGGAAATGGGGGTTAAAGTGGTGGAACCTTTAATGGTTCGGGACGTAGCTCACTACCCAGAGCTCGATCACCTTGTTACTCTAGTAACTTCGTACACCTTGAGGGGTGACGATCTGGATGGAGTCAGGATCCTCGTTACAGCAGGCCCTACTAGGGAGTACTTAGATCCGGTGAGATTCCTCTCTAACCCTAGCAGTGGCCTTATGGGAATATCTATAGCCAACGAGGCCACAGCCAGGGGGCCGAGGTTACGGTAGTGAAGGGTCCTACGGAGCTTAGATCCTTCGCACAAGAGGAGATCAGCGTGGAGACCACAGACGAGATGACCAAGGAAGTGAATGGGGCATTGAGTTCTAAGCCTTATCACGCTGCGATCCTAGCCGGAGCTCCAGCGGACTTCAGGTTCCAAGGTGTAAGAAACTCTAAGGTAGATAGCCACAGCGAGGTCCCAGAGGTGAAGCTAGAGAGGACTCAGAAAGTGTCAGAAGTCCTCAGGAAGTACGACCTCTTGAAGGTGGGATTTTCCGCCGAAACTGTGAGTTCAGAGGAAGAGTTAAGAGAAAGAGCAGTAAGGAAGATGGACAGACACGGATTTGATGTAGTCGTGGCCAACAACGTAGCCAGGAGGGATATAGGCTTCTCATCTAAGGAAAACGAGGTAATAATTATAACTCCAAAGAGAACAATAAAGGTTGAAAAGGCTCCTAAGTGGGTAGTTGCAAGAACCTTAATAGACGTTGTGAAGGAAGAGCTTAAATCTCGGGGATGAAGTAGCGAGATGGTGGCTCGGGTAGCTTAGATTGGTAGAGCGCCGGGCTGTGGACCCGGAGGTCCCGGGTTCAAATCCCGGCCCGAGCCCCACTTTTAGGTTCTTCTTCCACGGATATCCTTAGATTTTCATATAACGTATAATATTGAGTGTTAAACGTTATTGCTTTCGTTCATTTTCTTTTACAGATGACTTCTCGTCGGAGGTGAGCGATATTCCTAAGGCGATAGATGTGTGAAAAAGAGTGAACGTTACTTACAGAGGTTTGGAAAAAGACGTAGGGTCTCTTTTTCGTTGACCGATGTTCCTTGTACAACTGTGAACTACCACGCCCTCACGGACGGGGCGTCCTAGCGGTGAGTCCCGCACCTCGGAGCGATATCGTCCCCGTCCGTAGCGGAGGTTCCGTGGAACCGTCCTGTGAACAGTACGGGAGAGGGGTCACGGAGCGTTTGCCCTCCACGGGCGTAAGTTCCCACAGTTCCTAGGGTGCCCAGCCGTCACGGCCGAGGTCTGAGGATCGCTTTTCCTTACGTAAAAACCTTATCTATAGACGGGCTATCCGTCCTCACGGAAGGGCTCTTCCGCCCCTTAACCCCACTCAAGTTAAACGCCCTCGAAAGATTCCTTCAACTATATTAGCGTTATAATTCGATCGAATAACGGGTCCAGGGAGAGTAGAGTAGTGAACTACCCCGCCCTCACGGACGGGCATCCCCACCTCGTGGTGGGGATTTCCTGCTTCCCGGAGGAACCTCGATCCCCCATACACCCACAGCGGAGGTTCCATCGAACGGAACCGTCCTGTAATGCCCCGTGTGGAAGAGGGGTCACGGAGGGTTTCCTCTCTACAGGCGTGAGTTCCCCCAGTCCCGAGGGTGCGACCCAGCTCTTACAGCCGAGGTCTAGGAATATTATAGTTTTCTGGTATAAAAGGTTTCTATAAGGGGGCTATCCATCCCCTCCCTTACGGAAGGGGACTTTCGCCCCCTTAACCCCGTTAAGTTAATTTGCTTATAGAAGACGGACTGATTACGGATTCCCCCGAGATCCTCGAGTCCCTTTGAGTGAAGAGTCTCTGAACAATCCACCTTTCCGACCGAGACGTTAGTCTCGTACCTATGACGAGAACCACCCTGGAGGAGGAACCCTCAATTGTGAGAAGGAAGTTAGAAGGGGTTTGAGCTTCACAGGATTTCACAATATTTGAGATCGATCCTCCCCTTCGGCTTCACCGAAGTCTCTGGAAACGCTCAACTCTATTGACAGGGCGGTCTAGACTCATCGGACCGTTGACCATAGATGGGGAACGCACGCCCTCTACCCCACGTGGTCGGGGTGAGAGTTTACCCATCTAATGTGACTGTACTTTATTTCGACTTCAAAAACTTCCCTGGTTAAGGGAACTGTAGACAGAGGCAAAGGAATTTTGTCTCGTGGCTTGTTTCGTTTACATATGGAGGAACTTAGGATGATAATGAGGGAGTTACCCCTCCCAGTTGTAATAGTTACAGTGAACTGGAGGGGTAATCAAACGGGGATGACGGTGAACACGTTTAACTCGCTTTCTCTTCGACCTCCCCTCATACTATTCTCTGCAGACCGCAGCAAAGGGAACCACTTGCCTTTCATCGAAGCCGACTCCTTCGTAGTTAACTTCGTCGAGGACGAGAAACTCTCTGACCGCTTCGCTAACGTTCCTCCTGAGGATAGGTTCACCGGACTGAAATTCCACAGAGGTGTGACGGGAGCGCCCATCTTGGAAGACGCTTACGCTTATATCGAGGCCAAAAAGTCCAAGGTAATAGACGAGGGTGATCACTCGATTTTGATAGGGGAGGTGTTGGAAGGAAAGATCGTGAGGGATGGCCGGCCCCTTCTCTATTACAGGAGGAGATACTGGAGACTCAACGAGTTCGCTTAGGCGCCTTCCTAGGCCTGAAGGTGTGTGCGTGGGAGGGGTCGTAAACACTGGACCTTACTTCTCCCTTGTACTTCTCGGGCTCCACTACTTTCCCAACTAATATAATGCTATCTTTACTAATCTTCCTCTTGCGTACCTGGTTAACCAGTTCGCTTAACCGGCACTTGAAACTCAGCTGTTCAGGCCAGGTTGCTTTGTAGACTATAGCTACAGGCGTATCGTCGGCTAATCCTGCCTCTCTTAACTCTCTCACCACCTTCTCCACCACATGAATTCCGGTATATATGGCCAGGCAGGCACCCTTATTGACCAAAGGTGCAAAATCCCTAAGAGAGCCCTCCATGGGAACGGCGACAGAGGCCCTTGTAATTATAACCGTCTGGGAGATCTTGGGCAAAGTCAGCTCTATTCCTAAGGCACTAGCTGCCCCCAGTGCTGCGGTGATCCCAGGAACTAACTCGTAGTCGATACCTGCGTCCTGAAGGGACCATAGCTCCTCCATGAGCGCACCGTATATGGAGAAGTCCCCCGACTTCACCCTCACTACCAGCTTACCTTCCTTCGCCCTTTCTACCATTATCCTGGATATTTCCTCCTGTGTCAGGCTGGCAGTGTCTATAATTTCCGCCTCCCTCCTGGCATATTTCAGGATCTCCCTGTTCACAAGTGAGCCAGCGTAGAGAACTACGTCCGCGTCCTCCAAATAGTTCCTTCCCTTTACCGTGATGAGTTCTGGGTCTCCAGGGCCCGCTCCTACGAACACCACCCTACCTCTCACGGTGCCTCACACCTATTAGCATCGAGAAGTAGTCTCGTTCGTGGGTTCCATCCCATTTCTTGAGGACCTCCTCAGTCATGTAACACCTCCTTGCGTAAAATAGATCGAACTCCCTAGCTAGAGAACTCGCTATGTCCCCCAAATCCTCGTTGCCCTTCAGGATCACGACCGTATCAACTAGCTCGAGCGTGTTTAGCTCCCTCGCTTTGGCAGCAGGGACGAGTAAGACAACCTGATCTCCCATCGCAAGAGGCAAATTCAGCCTACAGGCACAGGCCGTTATAGAACTCACACCTGGTATTAGCTCTACTTCAACATTCGCTAAGAAATCTGCCAGTCTGAAATAGGTGCTGTACAGTGTTGGATCTCCCAGCGTAACGAACGCGCCGACCCCACTGACTTTGAGCCCTTCTTCGAGCTCGCGAGCTAATTGTTGCAGGGACTCGGTCTTTACGGTCCTCCCCATTGGAAAGCCTAGGAACTTCAGTTGAGTTCTGGGCTGGATATACGGAGAGATCACCTCCAATGCTAGGCTCCTATTAGTACCTGTCGAGTACGGGACGAAGATCACTCTGACCTGGGACAAAACTTCCACGGCCCTCACCGTTAACAGCTTCGGATCCCCAGGCCCTAACCCCAGGACGTACAACTTCAAGGCTTTTCCGCCCCCACCACGAATATCGGGTTCCTCGCCATCATAGCGTGCCCTCTTCCTGTCTTAAGCGACTTAGCTACAATTAGCTCCGTCACCTCCAGGTTCGTGAAACCCAACTCTTCCAGCGTCGAGATTGCTTCCACGACAGTTTGAAGTAGAATCGCATCCACCACCACTTTTCCTCCATTTACTAACAGGGACCTAAGTGTCGTCAAGGTTTCCCTCAACTTGTCGGAACCCCCAACGAAGGCCCTGTCGACCTGCCCCGGTATGGAAAGGAGGGCCTGTGGGGCCTCGCCCAAGGAGACAGCCGTCCTGTGAACAAGGTTAAACCTACTTAAGTTCACTTTCGTGAGCTCTACCGCCTTGGGGTCCTTATCTAGGGCGTAAACCATACCCTCGTTCCCCACTGCATTGGCGAATTCCACGGTAGTGCTCCCAGAGCCACATCCGACATCTATCACCCTTTGCCCCCTCCTGAGCCTCATCTTGGAGACTACTACAGCCCTCACTTCCTCCTTGGTCATGGGCACCCTCTCCTCCCTAACGAAGAGTTCGTCCGGGATGCCAGGTACGTCGAACGGCCAGCTCAAGCGTCACCCACCTTAGCCAATACTGCTCCCTCCTCGTCGCACGCTACGACACCCAATGAGGCGCTTCCCAGTTCTCTTAACCTCGCTAAGGCCCTCTCTGCAACGATCCTCATCACCACCTCCTTCTTCTCACCCAGAAAAGTGAGGGCTTCTCCCACGGTCTTGGAGGAAGCGACCCTCAGCAGAGTTTCGCCCTCAACTCCAGCTAGAACTGACGCGTGTGTTATAGTCTCCACCCGAGCGTCCCCGAACCTGTTGTGCGTGTTCATAATTCCTGAGGCCAGCTTCACCAGTTTACCCGGCATACTGACTACCACGATTCTCTTGAAGCCGCGCGCTATGGCCTCTGAAACGGACTCTCCAATCCTGTCCCCCACCTTCACAACCACGTCACCATAAATGGCCCTTCCTACCCGAGCACTCGTGTTCCCTGGCGCTAAGACGGCCAGCTCAGAGGAAAATCTCAACGAGCAGAGCTCGACCCTAATGTGGTCGAGGTAATCTTCGTCACTCACAGGAACCTCCACTCCCGTTGTACCGAGTATGGATACTCCTCCTTCTATTCCAACTGCCGGGTTCATTGTGTTTGCTGCCAAGGACGGGCCGTCTGGCACTTCCACCACTACTCTCACGCCCTGGTCCCTCCCAGCTAGGGCCTCCTTTACGCTCTGCTCTATCATCTGTTTCGCGGTGGGGCTTATGGCTGTCTCGCCTACCTTACCTCTGAGGCCTTGTCTTACTACCCTGCCCACTCCGTGTCCTCCTTCCACGTGTACACCGCTTCCCTCAAACTTACTACAACATGCCATGACTTCGGCTCCGTCTAATACGTCGGGATTATCCCCTGCCACTTTCCTGACGCTGGCGCAACTCTCCTGATCCCTCGCCAAATACCTCTCTATGGGTATCTCCAGTCTCAGTCCTATAGGTGTAGGGACCACCACCGCCATTGGTTTCGCGCCGTCCAAGAGACTACAAGTGGCTGCCTTAGCTGCGGCGGCTGCGGCGGCTCCAGTAGTGATGCCGAACCTCTTGAGGCTTAATACGATCAAAACCGATACCTCCTATCGTAGCCTCTGGGGGTTATCATCCTACCGTTGCACACGTAAGTTCTCGAGTTACCCACTATCAATGTGGTCACCATGTTTACCTCGTTCAGATGACTCTGCCACTCTCCCAACGTTGTGAGGATCACCTTCTCTTCAGGTCTGTAAACCCCTCTAACTAGTCCCACCGGCGTCGATGGGACCCTGTACTTGGACACCACCTGCATTGCCTCCTTAAGAAGCGAGTGACTGATCGGGTTGTAGAAGACTAACTCGAAGTCTGCCTCAGCTGCCCTGTCCACCTTCCTCAGGATTTCCTCCCTCGGAGTAAGGAGGTCGCTCAAGCTCACCGCGGCGAAGTCCATAGCCAAGGGAGCTCCCAGTTTGGCAGCCGCCGCTGTCGCCGCGGTCACGCCTGGAACCACCTCTACGTCCAGGTCGACTCCTCTCCTGCACATCATCTCCATGGTGGGACTCGCCATTCCGTAGACCTGGGGATCTCCGCTAGAAACTAGGGAGACCACCTTCCCTTCCTGTGCCTTCTCGATAGCGATCCTCGCCCTGAAGAGTTCCTCCTTCATGTCTGCCGTCACCACCTCCTTTCCACCAAGCAAATCGCCTATGAGTTGGGCGTAGGTTCTGTAAGTCACCACAACGTCGCTTTCCTTCAGTGCCTCTACAGTCCTCAGGGTCCTAAGGTCAGGGGATCCCGGCCCAGTGCCTAGGAGATATATCTTACCCCTCTTCAACTGAACTCACCCTCTTGACAACATAATTAAAGGCCGCTACAGCCAAATTGCTCCCACCGTAAGATCCCCTTACTACTATCGAAGGTAAACCAGACTCAACTAGTTCCTCCTTTACCAATGCTGAATTGGTGAAACCCGGGGAGATGCCACCACGAAAGGAACCTCGACACCTCTACGCAAGGCCCTTAAAACCTCCAGCAGAGCGGTAGGAGCGTTACCTACCACTGGGACCTTTGGACCACCCTCAGTTAGTCCCTTCCTCATTCCCAATTGTGCCCTGGTCAATCCATTCCTTTTGGACTCCATTACGACGTCTGGATCTCTGATGTGCAACTCCACTTTACTCCATCTGAGTCCTGTTGCCACCATACCGATGTCGGCCACAACGGCCACACCCCTCTGAAGGGACTCCCTAGCTACAGTCCAGAGCTCCTTGGACACATGAACCACGTCCGCGATCTCTGGATTACCGCTGGCATATACTAACCTGGCAACTAACTCCAACATCTCTTCTGCGAGCCCACCGTTCCTTTTGGTAACTATTTCCTTGGCAAACTCTAAGCTCCTCTCCTCTATCTCCATCGGATCTTCAACGTACTCCTCCTTCCTTCCTCCCAGGGCCCTAGATATCCTCAGGGAGAGAGCCAGCTTTACCAATTGGGAGTCCGCCAGTGGCTTCGTGAAGTAAGCCTCGAACTTCTTCCCATGGAAGTTGGCTTCCTCCCATCTCTCGAACTCTTGGACACCCAAGAACCCCATTACGTCCCTGGCAACGTGATTTCCTCTACCCAAGAAAGCCAAGGCAAAGACAACCCTCCTCATGCCAGAAGAGAGGAGTGAGGCGAGAGCATCCCTCCAGTTGGGATAGGAGAACTCGTTGTGGGCCAAGATGACCTCCGATTGAAGTTGGTTACTCAGGTAATCTGAAAGCCCACCCAAATCGTCCAAGAAAGTCTCCCGCCTAGAACCGTGCGTTATCACCACAATTGCCAAGTCTCGCCCTCGCGTTGAAGTATCCACCTTCTCACCTCCTCACGAACATAATGACGAGGTCACTGAAGCTCTCGCCGGTCTGAATTAGGGCCTCCGCCGTCGTCTTAACGATCCTCTGGTCGGGATAGGTAACTTTCTCCAAAACGTAAACGTCCCCTTTATGTCCTAACTCAACTAGCCTCCTAGCTACCGACCTCACACCATCCCTGCGGGGTGGAGGTATCACCATGAGGGATCTCCCCAAGCACCAGGCCGAGTCGAGTTGAGATAACAGTTCACTCTCGTCACCCCTAACGTGCAGTGTAACGAACACTACGTTGGCCATATCTTCCTGCACTAAGGCAAGAGAGGTGAGCAAGGAGGATACGCCAGAGACAACCTGTACTTCAGTTCCAACCTCGTTGGCCGCAGCCCTTATTTTTCTTATAAATTGAAAGTCGGAGACCGAGGGATCCCCGTGATCCAAAATAGCCACGTCGAAGTGTTTGGAAAGGCCTGTCAACCTCTTAATCTCTTCAACTTCGTTTTCATACCTAAGCGGGACGATTTCCTTAGAGTGAAAATATTTCGTAAACCTAGATAAAACGCTCTCCCATCCACTCACGACCTTCGCCCCCTCAATGATCTCTAATCCCTTAAGGGTAAGGTAAGATGGATCCCCTGGACCCACTCCCACAATGTAGATCCTCCCCATTCCTCTCACCCATAAGCGGCTGCCGCCACTGTCATCTGGCCCCTGTAGGGGATCTTCCGCATTAGAAGTCGAGACCCAGGACCTGCAGCCATTAGCGCGCAGGCCTCTGCCACTCCCCTCACGCCAATTTCCCTCAACTTACGGGAGGGGGAGTTAAACAGGTCCAATCAACTGATTCCAATTGTTCCGTCGTGAAGAGCATGAAAGGAACTCCGAACTTCTCGGCCACCTCACTCACTACTCTCCTGATAGACGAGAGTTTCGTGACTCTAGACCAGCTCAAGCCTAACCTAGCGAGGACGTGTGTCAGTCCTTCCTCCACCACGTCAGCAGTAGTCTCCTCCTTCGCTCCAACTCCAAGAGATACGTTCAAGAACTTGAGGTAGACAGTATTGGGGTCATCGCTTTCTTCATCGCTCACTCTTATCCTGTATTCACACTGGTCCCCAGAGAAGTCAAAGTTTCCCCTCAAAGCTTCTCTGGGTAGTCCCGGTACGTCAACACAGACTCTCTCGCCCCTCACTATTGCTCCGTTGACCTTGACGGCAGCTCTCAGGTTAAGGATCTTGGCCACCGCGAGCTTAGCTATGTCCTCCACACTGCTGTATCCGAATTCCTCGGCAGCTGTGGTGATGACAGCGGTCGCTCCGAGAATTTCCGCCACTTCCCTTGCTGCGCTATTGGCTCCCCAATGAGCACCTAGAACGGGTACTACATACTTTCCTGAGTCGTCTACAACTAAGACTGGAGGATCGACCTCCTTTCCCTTAGCGAACCTGCAGACCGTC
Protein-coding regions in this window:
- a CDS encoding flavin reductase family protein, whose amino-acid sequence is MEELRMIMRELPLPVVIVTVNWRGNQTGMTVNTFNSLSLRPPLILFSADRSKGNHLPFIEADSFVVNFVEDEKLSDRFANVPPEDRFTGLKFHRGVTGAPILEDAYAYIEAKKSKVIDEGDHSILIGEVLEGKIVRDGRPLLYYRRRYWRLNEFA
- the cobM gene encoding precorrin-4 C(11)-methyltransferase translates to MRGRVVFVGAGPGDPELITVKGRNYLEDADVVLYAGSLVNREILKYARREAEIIDTASLTQEEISRIMVERAKEGKLVVRVKSGDFSIYGALMEELWSLQDAGIDYELVPGITAALGAASALGIELTLPKISQTVIITRASVAVPMEGSLRDFAPLVNKGACLAIYTGIHVVEKVVRELREAGLADDTPVAIVYKATWPEQLSFKCRLSELVNQVRKRKISKDSIILVGKVVEPEKYKGEVRSSVYDPSHAHTFRPRKAPKRTR
- a CDS encoding cobalt-factor II C(20)-methyltransferase, translating into MKLYVLGLGPGDPKLLTVRAVEVLSQVRVIFVPYSTGTNRSLALEVISPYIQPRTQLKFLGFPMGRTVKTESLQQLARELEEGLKVSGVGAFVTLGDPTLYSTYFRLADFLANVEVELIPGVSSITACACRLNLPLAMGDQVVLLVPAAKARELNTLELVDTVVILKGNEDLGDIASSLAREFDLFYARRCYMTEEVLKKWDGTHERDYFSMLIGVRHRER
- the cbiT gene encoding precorrin-6Y C5,15-methyltransferase (decarboxylating) subunit CbiT, which encodes MSWPFDVPGIPDELFVREERVPMTKEEVRAVVVSKMRLRRGQRVIDVGCGSGSTTVEFANAVGNEGMVYALDKDPKAVELTKVNLSRFNLVHRTAVSLGEAPQALLSIPGQVDRAFVGGSDKLRETLTTLRSLLVNGGKVVVDAILLQTVVEAISTLEELGFTNLEVTELIVAKSLKTGRGHAMMARNPIFVVGAEKP
- the cbiD gene encoding cobalt-precorrin-5B (C(1))-methyltransferase CbiD; this translates as MIVLSLKRFGITTGAAAAAAAKAATCSLLDGAKPMAVVVPTPIGLRLEIPIERYLARDQESCASVRKVAGDNPDVLDGAEVMACCSKFEGSGVHVEGGHGVGRVVRQGLRGKVGETAISPTAKQMIEQSVKEALAGRDQGVRVVVEVPDGPSLAANTMNPAVGIEGGVSILGTTGVEVPVSDEDYLDHIRVELCSLRFSSELAVLAPGNTSARVGRAIYGDVVVKVGDRIGESVSEAIARGFKRIVVVSMPGKLVKLASGIMNTHNRFGDARVETITHASVLAGVEGETLLRVASSKTVGEALTFLGEKKEVVMRIVAERALARLRELGSASLGVVACDEEGAVLAKVGDA
- a CDS encoding precorrin-3B C(17)-methyltransferase, producing MKRGKIYLLGTGPGSPDLRTLRTVEALKESDVVVTYRTYAQLIGDLLGGKEVVTADMKEELFRARIAIEKAQEGKVVSLVSSGDPQVYGMASPTMEMMCRRGVDLDVEVVPGVTAATAAAAKLGAPLAMDFAAVSLSDLLTPREEILRKVDRAAEADFELVFYNPISHSLLKEAMQVVSKYRVPSTPVGLVRGVYRPEEKVILTTLGEWQSHLNEVNMVTTLIVGNSRTYVCNGRMITPRGYDRRYRF
- the cbiE gene encoding precorrin-6y C5,15-methyltransferase (decarboxylating) subunit CbiE — translated: MGRIYIVGVGPGDPSYLTLKGLEIIEGAKVVSGWESVLSRFTKYFHSKEIVPLRYENEVEEIKRLTGLSKHFDVAILDHGDPSVSDFQFIRKIRAAANEVGTEVQVVSGVSSLLTSLALVQEDMANVVFVTLHVRGDESELLSQLDSAWCLGRSLMVIPPPRRDGVRSVARRLVELGHKGDVYVLEKVTYPDQRIVKTTAEALIQTGESFSDLVIMFVRR